A section of the Roseivirga sp. BDSF3-8 genome encodes:
- a CDS encoding mannose-1-phosphate guanylyltransferase, translating into MDNQNYLVIMAGGIGSRFWPYSRNDHPKQFKDVLGTGYSLLQLTFQRYEGVVPAGNVYVVTSDQYADEVKKQLPELTDDQILTEPARRNTAPCIAYSCYKIYKKDPEARIVVAPSDHAIFKEEVFKDTIRKALEASAKGDNLITMGIKPNSPKTGYGYIQFMPDKQNGPLKKVKTFTEKPELDLAKKFLESGDFVWNSGIFIWSAKSIIEAFEKHMPDLSEAFEDGSQHFYTENEEGFIKKAYSQCRNISIDYGIMEKAENVYVILGAFGWSDLGSWKALHEIRDKDENGNVADGNTLLYDVDNCVIKGKEDKLIVVQGLKDYLIADCGNVLLVCEKDQEGKFREFVNDVKKEKGTEYL; encoded by the coding sequence ATGGATAACCAAAACTACCTTGTGATAATGGCCGGCGGCATTGGCAGCCGCTTCTGGCCCTATAGCCGAAATGATCATCCTAAGCAGTTTAAAGACGTACTCGGTACAGGCTATTCCCTTCTTCAGCTAACCTTCCAAAGGTACGAAGGTGTGGTGCCGGCCGGGAATGTGTATGTGGTGACTAGTGATCAGTATGCAGATGAAGTAAAAAAGCAACTGCCTGAGCTTACGGACGACCAGATACTGACCGAACCTGCAAGACGCAACACAGCCCCCTGTATAGCTTATAGTTGCTACAAGATCTATAAAAAAGATCCTGAAGCCAGGATAGTGGTTGCCCCGAGCGATCATGCTATATTTAAAGAAGAGGTATTTAAGGATACTATACGTAAAGCATTGGAAGCCTCGGCCAAAGGGGACAATCTGATTACAATGGGGATCAAGCCCAATAGCCCTAAAACCGGGTATGGCTATATCCAATTCATGCCTGATAAACAAAACGGACCTCTGAAGAAGGTAAAAACCTTTACAGAAAAACCCGAGCTGGACCTGGCTAAAAAGTTTCTGGAAAGCGGCGACTTTGTGTGGAACAGCGGAATCTTCATTTGGTCAGCTAAAAGTATCATCGAGGCATTTGAAAAGCACATGCCAGACCTGTCCGAGGCCTTTGAAGACGGCAGCCAGCACTTTTACACAGAAAATGAAGAAGGCTTCATCAAGAAAGCATATAGTCAATGCAGAAATATCAGTATTGACTACGGGATCATGGAAAAGGCGGAGAATGTATATGTGATCCTGGGAGCCTTTGGTTGGTCAGATCTTGGCTCCTGGAAGGCGCTTCATGAAATCCGTGATAAGGATGAAAACGGCAATGTAGCAGACGGGAATACCCTTCTTTATGACGTAGATAACTGCGTGATTAAGGGTAAGGAAGATAAGCTGATAGTAGTACAGGGGCTCAAAGATTATTTGATTGCTGACTGTGGTAACGTGCTGCTGGTTTGCGAAAAAGACCAGGAAGGTAAATTCAGAGAGTTTGTTAACGATGTTAAAAAGGAGAAAGGGACGGAGTATCTCTAG
- a CDS encoding thioesterase II family protein yields the protein MKGEKITVFFLPFAGGSRYSYNQFKQNAPAWIKVEPLDLPGRGSRFKEDLLNTIEEVVDDLYDQIKDKLDKPYAIYGHSMGATLGYLLTRKINDLNKPMPQHVFLTGTCGPAADRETKIRSTMPKDEFIAEVKNMGGSPDEILNDDQLMEFFEPILRGDFRILESYNHIPQEPLEVPFTVVIGADEEVTEKEGKAWGQEFSTPLDFHIMPGNHFFIFDQYKDVLRLLARRLSALQPMP from the coding sequence ATGAAAGGAGAAAAAATAACTGTTTTCTTTTTGCCATTTGCCGGTGGTAGCCGGTACTCGTACAATCAGTTCAAGCAGAACGCCCCTGCATGGATAAAAGTGGAACCGCTTGATCTGCCAGGCAGAGGCTCACGATTTAAGGAAGATCTCCTTAATACCATTGAGGAGGTAGTGGATGATTTGTATGATCAGATAAAAGACAAGCTCGATAAACCATATGCAATCTATGGACATAGCATGGGAGCCACTCTGGGATATCTGCTCACCAGGAAAATTAATGATTTAAATAAACCCATGCCTCAGCATGTGTTCCTGACCGGAACTTGCGGGCCGGCTGCTGACAGGGAGACAAAAATTCGCTCCACTATGCCTAAGGATGAGTTTATTGCTGAAGTAAAAAATATGGGCGGTAGTCCCGATGAGATACTGAATGATGACCAGTTGATGGAATTCTTTGAACCCATACTCCGGGGTGACTTCAGGATACTTGAAAGCTATAACCATATACCTCAGGAACCCCTCGAGGTGCCCTTTACTGTAGTAATCGGTGCTGATGAGGAGGTTACTGAAAAAGAGGGTAAGGCCTGGGGACAAGAATTCTCCACCCCTCTGGATTTCCATATTATGCCTGGAAATCACTTCTTTATTTTTGACCAATACAAAGATGTACTCAGGTTACTTGCCAGACGTCTGTCTGCATTGCAGCCTATGCCCTGA
- the purD gene encoding phosphoribosylamine--glycine ligase, which produces MNVLILGAGGREHALAWKIKQSPECGSLFIAPGNAGTATEGTNIELSLSDFSAIGDFVLKNDIDLVVVGPEAPLVDGFRDYMEGDNRFSGVGVIGPGKTGAILEGSKDFSKGFMERNGVPAASSRTFTAIEIEQAEAYVRQHSLPVVLKADGLAAGKGVIISPDHEDALSNLKDMLVGERFGEASAKVVIEQYLDGIELSVFVLTDGEAYKILPAAKDYKRIGEGDTGPNTGGMGAVSPVPFANEEFMRKVEEKVIRPTISGLKAEGIPYTGFIFFGLMNVDGEPYVIEYNVRMGDPETQVVLPRISSDLLKLLKAAADGELASAIIETSPEVASTVVLVSGGYPGPYQKGKQITGLDAVPQGPVVFHAGTRVKDEHVLTSGGRVMAMTGLGKSMQAALKQSYEAANAVSWEGITYRKDIGKDLEAFSG; this is translated from the coding sequence ATGAACGTACTTATACTGGGTGCTGGGGGCAGAGAACATGCCCTTGCATGGAAGATCAAGCAAAGCCCCGAATGCGGAAGCCTGTTTATTGCCCCTGGAAATGCGGGAACTGCCACTGAAGGGACAAATATCGAACTGTCCCTTTCTGATTTCTCAGCCATTGGGGACTTTGTCCTTAAAAATGATATTGACCTGGTGGTCGTTGGCCCCGAAGCGCCCCTTGTAGATGGTTTTCGTGACTACATGGAAGGAGATAATCGCTTCTCTGGGGTAGGCGTCATAGGCCCTGGCAAGACAGGCGCTATCCTGGAGGGAAGCAAGGACTTCTCAAAGGGTTTTATGGAGCGCAACGGTGTGCCTGCTGCCTCCAGCCGTACGTTTACTGCAATAGAAATAGAACAGGCTGAAGCTTATGTACGCCAACATAGCCTGCCTGTGGTACTGAAGGCAGACGGCCTTGCTGCAGGTAAAGGAGTTATCATATCACCCGATCATGAAGATGCCCTGAGCAACCTCAAAGATATGCTCGTAGGCGAACGTTTTGGTGAGGCCAGTGCAAAAGTGGTTATCGAGCAATACCTTGACGGGATCGAGCTTTCCGTATTTGTACTTACCGACGGTGAAGCCTACAAGATATTGCCAGCCGCCAAGGACTATAAGCGCATAGGTGAAGGCGATACAGGCCCTAACACAGGCGGCATGGGCGCTGTAAGTCCTGTACCTTTTGCAAATGAAGAGTTCATGCGAAAGGTGGAGGAAAAGGTTATCCGCCCTACCATATCGGGACTAAAAGCTGAGGGCATTCCCTACACAGGCTTTATTTTCTTTGGGCTTATGAATGTAGACGGAGAACCCTACGTAATCGAATATAATGTGCGCATGGGCGATCCTGAGACGCAGGTGGTACTTCCAAGAATATCCTCTGACCTTCTTAAGCTTCTGAAGGCTGCTGCCGACGGTGAACTGGCATCTGCCATCATAGAGACATCGCCGGAGGTAGCCTCTACCGTGGTACTCGTCTCCGGCGGGTATCCCGGACCATATCAAAAGGGAAAACAGATTACCGGACTCGATGCTGTTCCTCAGGGGCCCGTAGTATTTCATGCCGGCACCCGTGTAAAGGATGAACATGTGCTTACTTCCGGCGGCCGCGTAATGGCAATGACCGGTCTCGGAAAGTCGATGCAAGCGGCACTGAAACAAAGCTATGAGGCTGCCAATGCAGTAAGCTGGGAGGGTATTACCTACCGAAAAGACATCGGAAAGGACCTGGAGGCTTTTTCCGGCTAA
- a CDS encoding UpxY family transcription antiterminator, with the protein MERTDSDWYAVYTYPRIEKKIFSRLSNSGVEAFLPLTTVIRQWSDRKKKLTVPLFPNYIFVRIDPKEKYRVLQVEGVVKFVSIQGNPCRMPEAEIETIKKLASSGSDITTNEELVEGMPIRIVDGPLTGVEGVLEEKKGKTRLLVRIDSLRQTACVDVSAAMIERLSPSLAG; encoded by the coding sequence ATGGAGAGGACGGACTCCGATTGGTATGCTGTGTATACCTATCCACGTATTGAGAAAAAAATATTCTCCCGATTAAGCAACTCAGGGGTAGAAGCATTTCTTCCCCTTACTACAGTCATCAGACAGTGGAGCGACAGAAAAAAGAAACTCACTGTTCCCCTTTTTCCCAACTACATCTTTGTTCGTATAGACCCTAAGGAAAAGTACCGGGTACTTCAGGTAGAGGGTGTGGTCAAGTTTGTTTCTATACAGGGTAATCCTTGCAGGATGCCTGAGGCTGAGATAGAGACGATCAAAAAACTGGCCTCCTCAGGTAGTGATATTACCACAAACGAAGAACTGGTGGAAGGAATGCCTATACGTATTGTGGATGGCCCGCTCACCGGGGTAGAGGGCGTACTTGAAGAGAAAAAAGGTAAAACCCGCCTATTGGTCAGGATAGACTCGCTCAGACAAACTGCCTGTGTGGACGTGTCAGCTGCTATGATCGAAAGGCTCAGCCCCAGCCTGGCCGGGTGA
- a CDS encoding MBL fold metallo-hydrolase, protein MTTQETVYLKPNVVFEPLVDRWYAWSHLLSPATAALNITGRHLKIINSYIQAPQIHAAACKNPKMLGGPFMDLQGKRVDDVKALRERTMSEQADLIELSEALQELNSTLQSKAKGYSLNELYDEVPEALRGFVELTYDLNNNANFRLFEALLYHSKYYRPESQSIAMWITENDERPFVLSTPRLEEEDILHFQIPFKDSAIDKIAAMKRNGGKLEDVIPLLPEMSEKELDLFKSFFTTEAPPAYEPYTGDKIRMRYFGHACILVETKDVSILVDPLISYYGYESSVDHFSDADLPDKIDYVLITHNHQDHILFETLLPLRHKIGKIVVPRSGYGSLQDPDLKLMFNNIGFDNIVEIGDLEEVKFEDITITGVPFLGEHADLDIRSKVCHHVKAGKFSMLFVADSCNVAKEVYEKVHDILGDTDVIFLGMECDGAPLSWLYGPLMPQELSRDRDGSRRLAGSNYERGKNLVDKFNPKEVYVYAMGQEPWCEFISSIKYTAESHPIVQSDMLVKDCGDRGIVAERLFGEKELLYNKFPESVEA, encoded by the coding sequence ATGACTACTCAAGAAACCGTTTATCTGAAGCCCAACGTAGTATTCGAGCCCCTTGTGGATCGTTGGTACGCTTGGTCTCACCTTCTATCTCCTGCTACTGCCGCCTTAAACATAACCGGCAGGCACCTTAAGATTATTAATAGCTACATCCAGGCTCCTCAAATTCATGCAGCAGCCTGTAAAAACCCTAAAATGCTGGGCGGTCCCTTCATGGACCTGCAGGGTAAGCGTGTAGACGATGTTAAGGCTCTCCGCGAAAGAACCATGAGTGAGCAGGCCGATCTTATAGAGCTATCGGAAGCTTTACAGGAACTAAACAGTACCCTGCAGTCAAAAGCAAAAGGGTACTCACTCAATGAATTATATGATGAGGTACCCGAGGCCCTGAGAGGCTTTGTGGAGCTTACCTATGATCTTAATAATAATGCCAATTTCAGGTTGTTTGAGGCATTGCTATATCATAGTAAGTACTACCGTCCTGAGTCACAGTCGATAGCCATGTGGATTACTGAAAACGACGAAAGACCATTCGTGCTCAGCACCCCGAGGTTAGAAGAGGAAGACATATTACACTTTCAGATTCCTTTTAAAGACTCTGCCATCGACAAGATAGCCGCCATGAAGCGGAACGGTGGAAAGCTGGAGGATGTAATTCCTTTGCTTCCTGAAATGAGCGAGAAAGAACTAGACCTGTTCAAATCTTTCTTTACCACTGAGGCACCCCCTGCTTACGAGCCATACACTGGCGACAAGATTCGCATGCGCTATTTCGGACACGCTTGTATTCTGGTGGAAACCAAGGATGTGAGTATTCTCGTTGATCCTCTCATTAGTTATTATGGCTATGAATCCAGCGTAGACCACTTCTCTGATGCTGATCTTCCTGATAAGATCGATTATGTGCTGATTACCCATAATCACCAGGACCATATTCTTTTCGAAACTCTGCTACCTCTTCGTCATAAAATTGGTAAGATCGTAGTGCCACGCAGTGGATACGGATCACTTCAGGATCCTGATCTGAAGCTGATGTTTAATAATATCGGTTTTGACAACATTGTAGAGATCGGCGATCTGGAAGAGGTCAAATTTGAAGATATTACCATTACCGGTGTGCCTTTCCTGGGTGAACATGCTGACCTGGATATTCGCTCTAAGGTTTGTCACCATGTCAAAGCAGGTAAATTCAGCATGCTATTCGTAGCAGATTCCTGTAACGTAGCCAAGGAAGTGTATGAAAAAGTCCATGACATTTTGGGAGATACTGACGTAATCTTCCTGGGCATGGAGTGTGACGGCGCACCACTGAGTTGGTTGTACGGTCCGCTTATGCCGCAGGAACTCTCACGCGACAGGGATGGTAGCCGCAGACTTGCCGGCTCTAACTATGAGCGGGGTAAAAATTTGGTGGATAAATTTAACCCTAAAGAAGTATACGTTTATGCCATGGGACAGGAGCCCTGGTGCGAATTTATCAGTAGTATCAAATACACCGCTGAGTCACATCCTATCGTCCAGTCAGACATGCTGGTTAAGGACTGTGGAGATCGCGGCATAGTCGCTGAAAGGCTATTTGGTGAGAAGGAGCTACTGTATAACAAGTTTCCTGAATCAGTGGAAGCCTGA
- a CDS encoding AMP-binding protein, translating into MPHPAHHPLSFKDYTLTGLLQHAAGSSTKGVSFVDGADDEHSLSYAELYRTATCTLGALRRLGVQQGHELIIQTDDNRRFLVVFWACLLGKIIPVPVSTGNREDHRLKLIKIWEALHNPWLAADEANLARLEKYAADHGADWFSEATAGRTLTLGALLQEHEPAVLSS; encoded by the coding sequence ATGCCACACCCTGCTCACCACCCTCTGTCTTTTAAAGACTATACGCTCACCGGGTTATTGCAACATGCAGCAGGCTCATCTACGAAAGGGGTCAGTTTCGTAGATGGGGCTGATGATGAGCATAGCCTGAGTTATGCCGAACTGTACCGTACTGCGACGTGTACACTCGGAGCCCTGCGACGCCTTGGGGTGCAGCAGGGCCATGAGCTAATTATTCAAACCGATGATAACCGCCGTTTTCTGGTAGTTTTCTGGGCATGCCTGCTCGGTAAAATCATCCCTGTGCCTGTATCTACGGGAAACAGGGAAGATCACCGGCTGAAGCTGATCAAAATATGGGAGGCGCTGCATAATCCCTGGCTGGCAGCAGATGAGGCTAACCTTGCCCGACTGGAAAAATATGCGGCGGACCATGGCGCTGATTGGTTCTCAGAGGCTACCGCAGGGCGTACACTTACATTGGGTGCCTTGCTGCAGGAACATGAGCCTGCAGTCCTTTCAAGTTGA
- the recQ gene encoding DNA helicase RecQ, which yields MLVDQVEHLKDKLKEVFGYGKFRGNQEAIIRNIMDGKNTFVIMPTGAGKSLCYQLPAVMNEGTAIVISPLIALMKNQVDQLNALGINAQFLNSTLTKAEMTRVKNQVISGDVKLLYVAPESLTKEENVNFLKQANISFVAIDEAHCISEWGHDFRPEYRRIKSIIGQLGDLPIIALTATATPKVQLDIQRNLQMEDADLYKSSFNRENLYYEVRNKPKKSADLQKQLIKFVKSQKGKSGIIYCLSRKKVEEIAHLLQVNDVKAAPYHAGLDAAIRMRNQDDFLNEETDVIVATIAFGMGIDKPDVRFVIHYDTPKSLEGYYQETGRAGRDGLEGNCIMFYSYDDILKLEKFNKDKSVTERENGRILLMEMASFAESAVCRRRQLLHYFGEEYSLEEHPNCGMCDNCKHPKAQFEGQQYLQNVLKAVIQTEQRFGLNHLVNVLRGVEDDYVQSYKHNKAEVFGVGSEEEEGLWISVVRQALLYEFLQKDIENIGVLKITAKGRQYLEEPHSFMLMKDHDYIEMEEEAAETEAQDAAGKSYDETLFELLKKERKRIAKQKNLPPYVIFQDPSLEEMATTFPTSEQELAQINGVGKGKVVKFGKPFLRLIKSYVEENDIVTASDVVVKSSGIKSKIKIFIIQQIDRKVDLEEIAEAQNLKMEELIDEIEHICYAGTKLNLEYYIDQIMDDDRQDEVYDYFMSAESDKISDAHTYLGEEDYSEEELRLMRVKFLSEYAN from the coding sequence ATGTTGGTTGATCAAGTAGAACACCTAAAAGATAAGCTCAAGGAAGTATTCGGATACGGCAAATTCCGGGGTAACCAGGAAGCCATTATCCGCAATATCATGGATGGTAAAAATACCTTCGTGATCATGCCTACCGGAGCCGGAAAATCACTATGCTATCAGCTTCCCGCCGTTATGAACGAGGGAACAGCTATTGTTATATCTCCTCTGATTGCCCTGATGAAAAATCAGGTAGATCAGCTTAATGCCCTGGGGATAAATGCACAATTCTTAAACTCCACCCTTACAAAGGCGGAGATGACGCGTGTAAAGAACCAAGTGATAAGCGGCGATGTGAAACTGCTCTACGTAGCGCCTGAGTCCCTCACAAAAGAGGAGAATGTAAACTTTCTGAAGCAGGCAAATATTTCATTTGTAGCAATAGATGAGGCCCACTGTATATCAGAGTGGGGTCATGACTTCCGGCCCGAGTACCGGCGCATCAAATCCATTATAGGCCAGTTGGGCGATCTGCCCATCATAGCGCTTACGGCTACGGCTACACCCAAGGTGCAGCTGGATATCCAGCGCAACCTGCAGATGGAAGATGCTGACCTTTACAAGAGCTCATTTAACCGGGAAAACCTCTATTATGAGGTACGGAATAAGCCAAAGAAGTCGGCAGACCTGCAAAAGCAACTTATTAAGTTTGTCAAAAGTCAGAAGGGTAAATCCGGCATTATTTATTGCCTGAGCCGTAAAAAGGTAGAGGAAATAGCGCATTTACTACAGGTAAATGACGTGAAAGCCGCGCCCTATCATGCGGGACTTGATGCAGCTATTCGCATGCGCAACCAGGATGACTTCCTTAATGAGGAAACGGATGTCATCGTGGCCACCATTGCCTTTGGTATGGGCATCGATAAGCCTGATGTACGCTTTGTTATACACTATGATACGCCCAAAAGTCTGGAGGGCTACTACCAGGAGACCGGCCGGGCAGGGCGTGACGGCCTGGAGGGTAACTGTATCATGTTCTATAGCTATGACGATATCCTTAAGCTGGAGAAATTCAATAAGGATAAGTCTGTCACAGAACGTGAAAATGGCCGTATCCTCTTAATGGAAATGGCAAGCTTTGCTGAATCTGCAGTATGCAGACGCAGACAATTGCTCCATTACTTCGGAGAAGAGTACTCGCTTGAAGAGCACCCTAACTGCGGAATGTGTGACAATTGTAAGCACCCAAAAGCACAGTTTGAGGGACAGCAGTATCTTCAAAATGTGCTTAAAGCAGTCATACAAACAGAACAACGATTCGGTCTCAATCACCTCGTTAATGTACTAAGAGGGGTAGAGGATGATTACGTCCAGAGCTATAAGCACAATAAGGCTGAGGTGTTTGGTGTAGGCTCCGAAGAAGAGGAAGGCCTGTGGATCAGTGTCGTCCGGCAGGCTTTGCTTTATGAATTCCTGCAAAAGGACATTGAAAACATCGGCGTACTGAAAATTACGGCCAAGGGCCGGCAGTACCTGGAAGAACCTCACTCCTTTATGCTCATGAAAGACCATGACTATATTGAAATGGAGGAGGAAGCCGCAGAGACCGAGGCGCAGGATGCAGCAGGCAAATCATACGACGAAACCCTCTTTGAACTGCTGAAAAAGGAGCGGAAGCGTATCGCCAAACAAAAGAACCTGCCTCCTTACGTCATCTTTCAGGATCCGAGTCTTGAAGAAATGGCTACTACCTTCCCCACCTCAGAGCAGGAACTTGCTCAGATTAATGGTGTCGGGAAGGGTAAGGTTGTCAAATTTGGCAAACCATTTCTCAGACTTATAAAAAGCTACGTAGAGGAAAACGATATCGTGACGGCCTCTGATGTAGTAGTGAAGTCTTCAGGTATCAAGTCTAAAATCAAAATCTTCATTATCCAGCAGATAGACCGAAAGGTAGACCTGGAAGAGATCGCTGAGGCTCAAAATCTCAAGATGGAAGAGCTGATAGATGAGATCGAACATATCTGCTATGCAGGTACAAAGCTTAACCTGGAGTACTACATAGATCAGATCATGGATGATGACAGACAGGATGAGGTCTATGACTATTTCATGAGCGCCGAATCAGATAAAATTTCCGATGCACATACCTATCTGGGTGAGGAAGATTACTCAGAGGAAGAATTGAGACTGATGCGCGTAAAATTCCTGTCAGAATACGCAAACTGA
- a CDS encoding SIS domain-containing protein: MNLVRNIQQTAREVLLQEAEAIKHLAEYIDDSFQQLVIEILSLRGRVIVTGIGKSAIIANKIVATLNSTGTPSIFMHAADAIHGDLGMVQEGDLAICISKSGNTPEVKVLVPLLRRQGIKIAALVSNTESYLAKQSDFILNATIGEEACPNNLAPTTSTTAHLAMGDALAICLLEQRNFTSRDFARYHPGGALGKQLYLKVDDLITLNDCPRVSPEASVKDVIVEISTKRLGATSVTDTNGRLVGIITDGDVRRMLEKHSDLSSIKARDIMTVSPRRVETGTYAAKALKIMEDFNITQLVVTDGNDCVAGFVHLHDLLKEGIV, encoded by the coding sequence TTGAATTTAGTGCGAAATATTCAGCAAACTGCCAGGGAAGTTCTTCTACAAGAGGCAGAAGCGATAAAGCACCTAGCCGAATACATCGACGATAGTTTCCAACAACTGGTCATAGAGATACTTTCCCTTCGCGGCCGTGTGATCGTAACCGGTATAGGAAAGAGTGCAATAATAGCTAATAAAATAGTAGCTACACTAAACTCAACAGGTACCCCTTCGATATTCATGCACGCTGCCGACGCCATCCATGGTGACCTGGGCATGGTGCAGGAAGGAGACCTTGCCATTTGTATCTCTAAGAGTGGAAATACACCGGAAGTAAAGGTTTTAGTTCCCTTACTCCGGAGGCAAGGTATAAAGATAGCCGCTTTAGTTAGCAATACCGAATCTTATCTGGCTAAACAATCGGACTTTATTCTCAATGCCACTATCGGGGAGGAGGCTTGTCCTAATAACCTTGCGCCCACTACCAGTACCACAGCCCATTTGGCTATGGGTGACGCCCTGGCTATCTGTCTTTTAGAACAAAGAAATTTTACTTCCCGTGACTTTGCCAGGTACCACCCGGGTGGTGCACTGGGCAAACAACTCTACCTTAAGGTTGACGACCTTATTACACTTAATGACTGCCCCAGAGTTTCCCCGGAGGCTTCGGTCAAAGATGTGATTGTCGAGATATCAACTAAAAGGCTGGGAGCCACCTCTGTTACGGATACTAACGGCAGGCTTGTAGGAATTATTACGGACGGGGACGTAAGAAGAATGCTTGAAAAACATTCTGACCTTTCATCGATTAAAGCTAGGGATATCATGACAGTCTCTCCAAGAAGAGTGGAAACCGGTACGTATGCTGCCAAAGCGCTTAAAATAATGGAAGATTTTAATATCACCCAGCTAGTTGTGACGGATGGCAATGATTGCGTAGCGGGCTTTGTTCATCTGCATGATCTGCTTAAAGAAGGAATTGTATAA
- a CDS encoding cyclic peptide export ABC transporter has translation MLSILQVFQQKSRYFYVFLILLGGISSLLYSGILFFINNAIGAKTFPFLHDKVAEYDWAIFIALVILSLVIGRIFQTYIVRLTNDFLLIFELTVLNRVRFATFQAYAKVGEQRIYTAIQDVKVLGQFPATFVNGFNNAIILVCGLIYLFIIAPLGGVAILSVMLILLAVYLIRNKAIDRDLNTLRDLHNDYYRYLRDLLGGFKEVKMSIDRNDNMYEGYLKRNLSESKDLNVSASVKYVDNELFGSFSWYVVLGTIIFALPRLLEYTNAQVASLVVVILFLMGPVATMISLVPFATRYNIAYQRLRGLERDINAAFYGKLAHGDRTDINQDFHSIRFDGVEFEYKDAQKDTIFKLGPIDLEVRQGEVIFITGGNGSGKSTFLNLLTGLIRPTAGRIYLNNHEISEERYPYYSNQISAIFTNPHLFGENYDRFPIHSGNEVLQQFIQKMELNGIVRIDDDRSYIDGNLSRGQQKRLAMIFTMMEQRDVIVLDEWAAEQDPEFRAFFYNHLLDDFKKAGKTILAVTHDDAYFDKADRRIRFDFGKVVLDEKLDGSKAVTSL, from the coding sequence ATGCTCAGTATACTCCAGGTATTTCAGCAGAAGTCCAGATACTTCTACGTGTTTCTGATCCTTTTAGGAGGTATAAGTAGTCTGCTTTATAGCGGGATCCTGTTTTTCATAAACAATGCTATAGGAGCAAAGACATTTCCCTTTTTACATGATAAGGTTGCAGAGTATGACTGGGCGATATTTATAGCCTTGGTTATCCTGTCACTGGTGATTGGCAGGATTTTTCAGACTTATATTGTACGGCTTACAAACGACTTTCTTCTCATTTTTGAACTGACAGTGCTTAACAGGGTACGATTCGCCACTTTTCAGGCCTACGCGAAAGTAGGTGAGCAGCGGATATATACAGCTATTCAGGATGTGAAAGTCCTGGGCCAGTTTCCCGCCACCTTCGTAAATGGGTTTAACAATGCTATTATACTGGTGTGTGGCCTTATCTACCTTTTCATTATTGCCCCCTTGGGAGGCGTGGCAATTTTGAGTGTCATGCTCATATTGCTTGCCGTTTATCTCATCAGGAATAAAGCTATAGACAGAGACCTCAACACCCTGCGTGACCTCCATAATGATTACTACCGGTACCTGCGTGACCTTCTCGGAGGCTTTAAGGAAGTCAAAATGAGTATCGACAGGAACGATAACATGTACGAAGGTTATCTTAAACGTAATCTTTCCGAAAGCAAAGACCTGAATGTTAGTGCATCGGTGAAGTATGTAGACAATGAGCTTTTCGGGAGCTTTAGCTGGTATGTCGTGTTAGGTACAATCATTTTTGCGCTTCCCAGACTGTTAGAATACACCAACGCCCAGGTAGCTTCTTTAGTGGTGGTTATCCTTTTCCTGATGGGCCCTGTGGCTACCATGATATCCCTTGTGCCCTTTGCCACTCGATACAATATAGCCTATCAGCGCCTGAGAGGACTTGAGCGCGATATAAATGCAGCTTTCTACGGAAAGCTTGCTCATGGTGACCGCACGGATATCAACCAGGATTTCCATAGCATCCGCTTCGACGGGGTGGAGTTTGAATATAAAGATGCCCAAAAAGATACCATCTTTAAACTTGGACCCATCGATCTTGAAGTAAGACAAGGAGAGGTAATATTCATAACAGGAGGTAATGGAAGTGGCAAAAGTACGTTTCTTAACCTGTTGACAGGACTAATAAGACCCACCGCCGGGAGAATCTACCTCAACAACCATGAAATATCCGAAGAAAGATATCCCTATTATAGCAATCAGATTTCCGCTATCTTTACAAATCCTCATCTGTTTGGGGAGAATTACGACCGATTCCCAATCCATAGCGGAAACGAGGTACTGCAGCAGTTCATTCAAAAGATGGAACTTAATGGTATAGTAAGAATAGACGATGACCGCAGTTATATAGACGGAAATTTGTCACGCGGGCAGCAAAAGAGGCTGGCTATGATTTTTACTATGATGGAACAACGTGATGTGATTGTTTTGGATGAGTGGGCCGCTGAGCAGGACCCTGAATTCAGAGCCTTCTTTTACAACCATCTTTTGGATGACTTTAAGAAGGCAGGTAAAACTATACTTGCTGTAACCCACGATGATGCTTACTTCGACAAAGCCGACAGAAGAATTCGTTTCGATTTCGGGAAAGTGGTGTTAGATGAAAAACTGGATGGATCAAAAGCTGTAACTAGCCTATGA